The following coding sequences lie in one Bacteroidia bacterium genomic window:
- a CDS encoding cyclopropane-fatty-acyl-phospholipid synthase family protein produces the protein MITTIALKKERSFYRTMILEVLGKMPYGRLELSLPDGETIYIGNGEKNIHAQVNIRDNRFFKQCFLFGDIGFGESYVNGYWETDNITNVIRWFLVNVEHAPSMSGSNYKSILLNLFKFANKFSHFSKANTINGSKENIHEHYDLSNDFFKLFLDKTMTYSSAYFTSKNQSLEEAQFEKYDRLCQQLKITENDHVLEIGSGWGGNAIHIAKNYNCKVTTATISEEQFQYTTEAIKRENLSDKVTVLLKDYRLIEGKFDKIVSIEMLEAVGHKFLDVYFKKCNDLLKKDGILALQVITCPDARYEQLKKGIDWIQKYIFPGSLLPSVAVINNAVNASSDMSLIDLKDIGLHYAETLNQWSERFHHQLEEVKKLGFNDAFIRKWNYYLSYCEAAFEMRNISVMQLVYARPNNRIY, from the coding sequence ATGATAACAACTATCGCACTAAAAAAGGAACGTAGTTTTTACCGAACAATGATTTTAGAAGTACTCGGAAAAATGCCATACGGAAGACTCGAATTGTCGCTGCCGGATGGAGAAACCATCTACATTGGAAACGGAGAAAAAAACATACATGCGCAAGTAAATATTCGCGACAACCGATTTTTTAAACAATGTTTTTTGTTTGGCGACATTGGTTTTGGCGAATCTTATGTGAATGGTTATTGGGAAACTGACAACATTACCAATGTAATTCGTTGGTTTTTGGTGAATGTAGAACACGCACCTTCAATGTCGGGTAGTAATTATAAATCTATTTTATTGAATCTTTTTAAGTTCGCGAACAAATTCAGTCATTTTTCGAAAGCCAATACAATCAATGGTTCTAAAGAGAACATACACGAACATTATGATTTGAGCAATGATTTTTTTAAATTATTTTTAGATAAAACGATGACGTATTCGAGTGCTTATTTTACTTCTAAAAATCAATCTTTGGAAGAAGCTCAATTTGAAAAATACGACCGTTTGTGCCAACAATTAAAAATTACAGAAAACGATCACGTGCTTGAAATTGGTTCTGGCTGGGGCGGAAACGCCATTCACATTGCCAAAAATTATAATTGCAAAGTTACCACAGCCACTATTTCGGAAGAGCAATTTCAGTATACAACTGAAGCAATAAAACGTGAAAACTTAAGTGATAAAGTTACTGTTCTTTTAAAAGATTATCGTTTGATAGAAGGCAAATTCGATAAAATTGTCTCGATAGAAATGTTGGAAGCTGTTGGTCATAAATTTCTCGATGTGTATTTTAAAAAGTGTAATGATTTACTTAAAAAGGACGGTATTCTTGCTTTGCAAGTAATTACGTGTCCGGATGCGCGTTACGAACAATTGAAAAAAGGAATTGATTGGATTCAAAAATATATTTTTCCTGGTTCTTTATTGCCTTCGGTAGCTGTCATTAACAATGCCGTAAACGCCAGCAGTGATATGAGTTTGATTGATTTAAAAGACATCGGTTTGCATTATGCCGAAACGCTAAATCAATGGAGCGAACGTTTTCATCACCAATTGGAAGAAGTGAAAAAATTAGGTTTCAACGATGCCTTTATCCGCAAATGGAATTATTATTTATCGTATTGCGAAGCGGCTTTCGAGATGCGTAACATTAGTGTGATGCAATTGGTTTACGCTCGCCCAAACAATCGGATTTATTAA
- the prfA gene encoding peptide chain release factor 1, whose protein sequence is MLDKLEAIKKRWEEVELKLSDPKSMSDMKLFTKLNKEYKELSEIVDAYHLYKNTVQNIEFNKEILAKEKDEEMKEMAKMDLDELLPKKEKMEEQIRNMLIPKDPEDAKNAVMEIRAGTGGDEASIFAGDLYRMYSRYCDAVGLKTELVDVSEGTAGGFKEVVFNVSGINAYGKLKFESGVHRVQRVPQTETMGRVHTSAATVIVMPEADEWDIELKEADYRKDIFCSSGPGGQSVNTTKSAIRLTHISTGIVVQCQDQKSQLKNFDKALSVLRSRLYEIEFNKRQEESSKKRKTMVATGDRSEKIRTYNYPQSRVTDHRIGYSMHNLPTFMNGDIQDVMDALQLAENAERLKEGGIMVS, encoded by the coding sequence TTGTTAGATAAATTAGAAGCCATAAAAAAGCGTTGGGAGGAAGTGGAGCTAAAACTTTCGGATCCGAAATCGATGTCGGATATGAAGCTATTTACCAAACTCAACAAGGAATACAAGGAGTTGTCGGAAATTGTGGACGCGTATCATTTGTATAAAAATACAGTTCAAAATATTGAATTCAACAAAGAAATTCTTGCCAAAGAAAAAGACGAAGAAATGAAAGAAATGGCAAAAATGGATTTGGATGAATTACTTCCGAAGAAAGAAAAAATGGAAGAACAAATCCGCAATATGTTGATTCCGAAAGATCCGGAAGATGCGAAAAATGCGGTAATGGAAATTCGTGCTGGAACGGGTGGCGATGAGGCAAGTATTTTTGCAGGTGATTTATACCGAATGTACAGTCGCTATTGCGATGCAGTAGGTTTGAAAACAGAATTGGTGGATGTTTCGGAAGGAACAGCGGGCGGTTTTAAAGAAGTTGTTTTCAATGTTTCCGGCATTAATGCGTACGGAAAATTAAAATTTGAATCGGGCGTACATCGCGTACAGCGCGTCCCGCAGACGGAAACGATGGGCAGAGTACATACTTCTGCAGCGACGGTAATTGTGATGCCGGAAGCAGATGAGTGGGATATTGAATTGAAAGAAGCCGATTATAGAAAAGATATTTTTTGTTCTTCAGGACCAGGTGGACAATCGGTAAATACAACCAAATCAGCGATTCGATTGACGCATATTTCTACCGGAATTGTGGTGCAATGTCAAGATCAAAAATCGCAACTAAAAAATTTCGATAAAGCCTTGTCGGTTTTGCGTTCGCGTTTGTATGAAATCGAATTTAATAAACGTCAGGAAGAAAGTTCGAAGAAGCGGAAAACAATGGTGGCTACGGGCGATCGTTCCGAAAAGATACGGACGTATAATTATCCGCAAAGTCGTGTTACGGATCACCGAATCGGTTATTCTATGCACAATTTGCCCACTTTTATGAATGGAGATATTCAAGATGTAATGGATGCGCTTCAGTTAGCGGAAAACGCGGAACGACTGAAAGAAGGCGGAATTATGGTGTCTTAA
- the pyrF gene encoding orotidine-5'-phosphate decarboxylase, with amino-acid sequence MTKQELFENIRKKKSFLCVGLDPDLTKIPKHLLKTSDPIFEFNKAIIDATQHVAVAFKPNMAFYEAYGVKGWESLQKTIDYINANYKNIFTIADAKRGDIGNTSGMYAKTFFSQLNFDSLTVAPYMGSDSVKPFLEYPSKWVILLALTSNKGAEDFQLNENLKTKNENYFFEEVLKTSVKWGTSDNMMYVVGATQATMLQKVREIIPEHFLLIPGVGAQGGSLADVAKYGMNKYCGLLVNSSRGIIYASNDESFAEKAKIEAEKIQQEMQILLEEISV; translated from the coding sequence ATGACAAAACAAGAATTGTTTGAAAATATTCGCAAGAAAAAATCCTTTCTCTGCGTTGGTTTGGACCCCGACCTTACTAAAATCCCGAAACATCTTTTAAAAACAAGCGATCCGATTTTTGAATTTAACAAAGCCATTATTGATGCAACGCAACATGTGGCTGTCGCTTTTAAGCCGAATATGGCGTTTTACGAGGCTTATGGAGTAAAAGGGTGGGAGAGTTTGCAAAAAACGATCGACTATATCAACGCCAATTATAAAAATATTTTTACGATTGCTGATGCCAAGAGAGGCGATATTGGTAATACTTCCGGCATGTACGCGAAAACTTTTTTTTCGCAACTAAATTTTGATTCGCTCACCGTTGCGCCTTATATGGGAAGCGATTCCGTGAAACCGTTTTTAGAATATCCGTCGAAATGGGTTATTTTATTGGCTTTAACATCCAACAAGGGCGCGGAAGATTTTCAATTGAATGAAAATTTGAAAACAAAAAATGAAAATTATTTTTTTGAAGAAGTATTGAAAACCTCTGTAAAATGGGGAACTTCCGACAATATGATGTATGTAGTGGGCGCTACGCAAGCAACAATGTTGCAAAAAGTACGCGAAATCATTCCAGAACATTTTTTATTAATTCCAGGTGTGGGCGCGCAAGGCGGAAGTTTAGCTGACGTAGCGAAATACGGAATGAACAAATATTGCGGTTTGTTGGTCAATTCTTCTCGCGGAATTATTTATGCCTCCAACGATGAATCCTTCGCTGAAAAAGCAAAAATAGAAGCCGAAAAAATTCAGCAAGAAATGCAAATTTTGTTGGAGGAAATAAGCGTTTGA